One stretch of Saccharopolyspora erythraea DNA includes these proteins:
- a CDS encoding uroporphyrinogen-III synthase, whose product MTASLELAGFTVGVTSARRADELGTLLERRGARVLHGPALRIVPLADDTELRRATEECIQAPPDVVVATTGIGFRGWAEAAEGWGVGEDLRSALHGARMLARGPKARGAMRAAGLPDPWSPESESSAGVLEMLLSEPLAGRRVAVQLHGRPLPEFTAALRAAGAHVVELPVYRWSAPTDVTGLENLLDAACAHELDAVTFTSAPAAGNLLALAGERGRLDRLVSALRGPVLAACVGPATAAPLAEHRIAVVMPERYRLGGLVRALCESLPARARVLPVAGRRLQLRGHAAVVDGQLKPLSPSAKTLLRALMEQPGRVIARRDLAGTLNAGQPAQRALDEHAVEQAIARLRASLGAPELVQTVIKRGYRIPLEPTEDQAPCARPRP is encoded by the coding sequence GTGACCGCCTCGCTCGAACTGGCCGGGTTCACCGTCGGGGTGACCTCGGCCCGCCGCGCCGACGAGCTCGGCACCCTCCTCGAACGCCGCGGAGCGCGGGTGCTGCACGGCCCCGCGCTGCGCATCGTGCCGCTGGCCGACGACACCGAGCTGCGGCGCGCGACCGAGGAGTGCATCCAGGCACCACCCGACGTGGTGGTCGCCACGACGGGCATCGGCTTCCGCGGCTGGGCCGAGGCCGCCGAGGGCTGGGGCGTCGGCGAAGACCTGCGGAGCGCGCTGCACGGCGCGCGGATGCTGGCGCGCGGGCCGAAGGCCAGGGGCGCGATGCGCGCGGCGGGTCTGCCCGACCCCTGGTCACCGGAGTCGGAGTCCTCCGCGGGGGTGCTCGAGATGCTGCTCTCCGAGCCGCTGGCCGGACGGCGCGTCGCGGTGCAGCTGCACGGCAGACCGCTGCCGGAGTTCACCGCGGCGCTGCGCGCGGCGGGCGCGCACGTCGTGGAGCTGCCGGTCTACCGGTGGTCGGCGCCGACCGACGTGACCGGTCTGGAGAACCTGCTCGACGCCGCATGCGCGCACGAGCTCGACGCGGTCACCTTCACCAGCGCGCCCGCGGCGGGCAATCTGCTGGCGCTCGCGGGCGAACGAGGCCGCCTGGACCGCCTCGTGTCGGCGTTGCGCGGACCGGTGCTCGCGGCGTGCGTGGGACCGGCGACCGCCGCGCCGCTGGCCGAGCACCGCATCGCCGTGGTGATGCCGGAGCGCTACCGCCTCGGCGGACTGGTGCGCGCGCTGTGCGAGTCGTTGCCCGCACGGGCGCGTGTGCTGCCCGTCGCCGGGCGCCGGTTGCAGCTGCGAGGCCACGCGGCGGTGGTCGACGGCCAGCTCAAACCGCTCTCCCCCAGCGCGAAAACACTGCTGCGCGCTCTGATGGAGCAGCCCGGCCGGGTCATCGCGCGCCGCGACCTGGCCGGAACCCTCAACGCGGGCCAGCCCGCGCAACGCGCGCTCGACGAGCACGCCGTCGAACAGGCCATCGCCCGGTTGCGCGCCTCGCTCGGCGCGCCCGAGCTCGTGCAGACCGTGATCAAGCGCGGATACCGGATTCCGCTGGAGCCGACGGAGGACCAAGCACCATGCGCCCGACCGCGACCGTGA
- the nirD gene encoding nitrite reductase small subunit NirD, with protein MKWQQICAYESLSPEYGVPALLGEHPVALFRTGDGELFAVGNVDPYCGAGVISRGIVGDREGEPTVASPMLKQVFSLRTGECLDDPGTRLPTFAVRRKDDVVEIGLP; from the coding sequence GTGAAGTGGCAGCAGATCTGCGCGTACGAGTCGCTGAGCCCCGAGTACGGGGTGCCCGCGCTGCTGGGTGAGCACCCGGTCGCGTTGTTCCGCACCGGTGACGGCGAGCTGTTCGCCGTCGGCAACGTCGACCCGTACTGCGGTGCGGGCGTCATCAGCCGCGGCATCGTCGGCGACCGCGAGGGCGAGCCCACCGTCGCCTCCCCGATGCTCAAGCAGGTGTTCTCGCTGCGGACCGGCGAGTGCCTGGACGACCCCGGCACGCGGCTGCCGACGTTCGCGGTGCGCCGCAAGGACGACGTGGTGGAGATCGGGCTTCCGTGA
- the nirB gene encoding nitrite reductase large subunit NirB: protein MTRTLIVVGHGMVGHRLVEEVRARDAAGTWRIVVLGEESRPAYDRVALSSYLDGKSAEDLSLVTHEFLDDPLVDLRLDTGAASVDRHARTVSTTDGAVLGYDALVLATGSRPFVPPVPGHDLDGCFVYRTLDDLDEIRDAATEGKPGVVIGGGLLGLEAANALRLLGMHPHVVEMAPRLMPLQVDEGGGQVLSRLVGDLGLTVHCGAATQSVDADEQGRVRGVTLADGTTIDTDVVVFSAGVRPRDELAEPAGLERAERGGILVDDRCRTSDEHIYAVGECAAVEGRCYGLVAPGYTMAEVVAGQLVDAAGDGFPGADMSTKLKLLGVDVASFGDAHGTTGGALEVVYANNAAGTYAKLVLSDDAQVLLGGVLVGDAGAYSVLRPLVGRELPAPPEQLLLPAGSGVDAGALPGDAIVCSCNNVSKQDITTAITEQELTDVAAVKGCTKAGTSCGSCVPMLKNLLSECGVSTSNALCEHFPQSRSELFEIVHATGIQTFSELIGRHGSGRGCDICKPAVASILASLGRGHVLDGEHAGLQDTNDRFLANLQRNGTYSVVPRIPGGEITPDKLITIGEVARDFGLYTKITGGQRIDMFGARVEQLPEIWRRLVDAGFESGHAYGKALRTVKSCVGNDWCRYGVQDSVAMAIRLELRYRGLRSPHKLKSGVSGCARECAEARSKDFGVIATDKGWNLYVGGNGGFTPRHAELLAADLDDDGLVRLIDRFLMFYVRTADRLQRTSAWIESLEGGLEHVREVVVEDSLGIAADLEAAMAAHVGNYSDEWAGVLRDPHKLARFVSFVNAPDAPDPTISFTEERGQIRPVSLPMPSIRQEVRA from the coding sequence ATGACCCGCACCCTGATCGTCGTCGGCCACGGCATGGTCGGTCACCGCCTCGTGGAGGAGGTCCGGGCTCGCGACGCGGCCGGGACCTGGCGGATCGTCGTGCTCGGCGAGGAGTCGCGCCCGGCCTACGACCGCGTCGCGCTGTCGTCCTACCTGGACGGCAAGAGCGCCGAGGACCTGAGCCTGGTCACCCACGAGTTCCTCGACGACCCGCTGGTCGACCTGCGGCTGGACACCGGCGCGGCGTCCGTCGACCGGCACGCCAGGACGGTGTCCACGACCGACGGCGCGGTGCTCGGCTACGACGCGCTGGTGCTGGCCACCGGATCGCGCCCGTTCGTCCCGCCGGTGCCCGGCCACGACCTCGACGGCTGCTTCGTCTACCGGACACTGGACGACCTGGACGAGATCCGCGACGCCGCGACCGAGGGCAAGCCCGGCGTGGTGATCGGCGGCGGTCTGCTCGGGCTGGAGGCGGCCAACGCGCTGCGGCTGCTCGGGATGCACCCGCACGTGGTCGAGATGGCACCGCGGCTGATGCCGTTGCAGGTCGACGAGGGCGGCGGGCAGGTGCTGTCGCGCCTGGTCGGCGACCTCGGGCTCACCGTGCACTGCGGCGCCGCGACGCAGTCCGTCGACGCCGACGAGCAGGGCCGGGTGCGCGGCGTGACGCTGGCCGACGGCACCACCATCGACACCGACGTGGTGGTGTTCTCCGCCGGCGTGCGGCCGCGCGACGAGCTCGCCGAACCGGCCGGGCTGGAGCGGGCCGAGCGCGGCGGGATCCTGGTCGACGACCGGTGCCGCACCAGCGACGAGCACATCTACGCCGTCGGCGAGTGCGCCGCGGTCGAGGGACGCTGCTACGGGCTGGTCGCGCCCGGTTACACGATGGCCGAAGTGGTCGCCGGACAGCTCGTGGACGCCGCCGGTGACGGCTTCCCGGGTGCCGACATGTCCACCAAGCTCAAGCTGCTCGGCGTCGACGTGGCCAGCTTCGGCGACGCCCACGGCACGACCGGGGGCGCGCTGGAGGTCGTCTACGCCAACAACGCGGCGGGCACCTACGCCAAGCTCGTGCTCAGCGACGACGCGCAGGTGCTGCTCGGCGGGGTGCTCGTCGGCGACGCCGGCGCCTACTCGGTGCTGCGGCCGCTGGTCGGGCGCGAGCTGCCCGCGCCGCCCGAGCAGCTCCTGCTGCCCGCGGGCAGCGGCGTCGACGCCGGCGCGCTGCCGGGCGATGCGATCGTCTGCTCCTGCAACAACGTGTCCAAACAGGACATCACCACCGCCATCACCGAGCAGGAGCTCACCGACGTCGCCGCCGTCAAGGGCTGCACCAAGGCGGGCACCAGCTGCGGCTCGTGCGTGCCGATGCTGAAGAACCTGCTCTCCGAATGCGGCGTCAGCACCTCCAACGCGCTGTGCGAGCACTTCCCGCAGTCCCGCTCGGAGCTGTTCGAGATCGTGCACGCCACCGGCATCCAGACCTTCTCGGAGCTGATCGGCAGGCACGGCAGCGGACGCGGGTGCGACATCTGCAAGCCGGCCGTGGCCTCGATCCTGGCCAGCCTCGGCCGCGGCCACGTCCTCGACGGCGAGCACGCCGGCCTGCAGGACACCAACGACCGGTTCCTGGCCAACCTCCAGCGCAACGGCACGTACTCGGTGGTGCCCAGGATCCCCGGCGGCGAGATCACCCCGGACAAGCTCATCACGATCGGCGAGGTCGCCAGGGACTTCGGCCTCTACACCAAGATCACCGGCGGTCAGCGCATCGACATGTTCGGCGCGCGGGTGGAGCAGCTGCCCGAGATCTGGCGGCGGCTGGTCGACGCCGGTTTCGAGTCCGGCCACGCCTACGGCAAGGCGCTGCGCACCGTGAAGTCCTGCGTCGGCAACGACTGGTGCCGCTACGGCGTGCAGGACTCGGTGGCCATGGCCATCCGGCTGGAGCTGCGCTACCGGGGCCTGCGCTCGCCGCACAAGCTCAAGTCCGGGGTGTCGGGTTGCGCGCGGGAGTGCGCCGAGGCCCGCTCGAAGGACTTCGGCGTGATCGCCACCGACAAGGGCTGGAACCTCTACGTCGGCGGCAACGGCGGGTTCACCCCGCGCCACGCCGAGCTGCTGGCCGCCGACCTCGACGACGACGGCCTGGTGCGGCTCATCGACCGGTTCCTCATGTTCTACGTGCGCACCGCCGACCGCCTGCAGCGCACCTCGGCCTGGATCGAGTCGCTCGAAGGCGGGCTGGAGCACGTGCGCGAGGTCGTGGTCGAGGACTCGCTGGGCATCGCCGCCGACCTGGAGGCGGCGATGGCCGCACACGTCGGCAACTACAGCGACGAGTGGGCCGGCGTGCTGCGCGACCCGCACAAGCTCGCGCGGTTCGTGTCGTTCGTCAACGCCCCGGACGCACCCGACCCGACCATCAGCTTCACCGAGGAGCGCGGGCAGATCCGCCCGGTCTCCCTCCCCATGCCGTCGATCCGACAGGAGGTCCGAGCGTGA
- a CDS encoding FAD-dependent oxidoreductase, translating into MSRIVVVGNGPAAHRFTERMRHHGHSGPITVLGAEGHAAYNRVLLGSVLDGSLTADGIALPPLDADVRLGVSATGIDRAGREVHTDTDGPHHYDELVLATGARPRLPDVPGLRDCGNVRTLRTLADCAELPRGRVAVLGGGILGVEAARALAGRGAEVVLVHPGRYPMDRQLDATAGKLLAERLGTLGVEARLERKAVERQPGKLVLDDGEVLPADEVVVCAGVEPETGLARRAGLRVEHGVVVDDGMATSDPNVHAIGDCAEHGGTVSGLVASAWEQAEALAQRLTGARSRYRGTKTVTRLKARGIDLVSIGSREALASLDAEVVTLSDPARGRYARIALADERVAGAVLFGFPQAIASVTQLHDGDLPVPSDRLGLLLGTAAATRTTPVELPDDAVVCRCNNVTKKALTTAWQGGARSVADIAQATRATTGCGGCADDVRRICGSLRTRTEEQQEGAA; encoded by the coding sequence ATGAGCCGCATCGTCGTCGTCGGCAACGGCCCCGCCGCGCACCGCTTCACCGAGCGGATGCGCCACCACGGTCACAGCGGGCCGATCACCGTGCTCGGCGCGGAGGGCCACGCCGCCTACAACCGCGTGCTGCTCGGCTCGGTGCTCGACGGCTCGCTCACCGCCGACGGCATCGCGCTGCCCCCGCTCGACGCCGACGTCCGGCTCGGGGTGAGCGCCACCGGCATCGACCGCGCCGGACGCGAGGTGCACACCGACACCGACGGTCCCCACCACTACGACGAGCTGGTCCTGGCCACCGGGGCGCGCCCGCGCCTACCCGACGTCCCCGGGCTGCGCGACTGCGGGAACGTCCGCACCCTGCGCACCCTCGCCGACTGCGCCGAGCTCCCCCGCGGGCGGGTCGCGGTGCTGGGCGGCGGGATCCTCGGCGTCGAGGCGGCGCGCGCGCTCGCCGGTCGTGGTGCCGAGGTCGTCCTGGTGCACCCGGGCAGGTATCCGATGGACCGCCAGCTCGACGCCACCGCGGGCAAGCTGCTCGCCGAACGGCTCGGCACGCTCGGCGTGGAGGCGCGGCTCGAGCGCAAGGCGGTCGAACGGCAGCCGGGCAAGCTCGTCCTCGACGACGGCGAGGTCCTGCCGGCCGACGAGGTCGTGGTCTGCGCAGGTGTCGAACCCGAGACCGGGCTCGCGCGGCGCGCCGGGCTGCGGGTCGAGCACGGCGTCGTGGTCGACGACGGCATGGCCACCAGCGACCCGAACGTCCACGCCATCGGCGACTGCGCCGAACACGGCGGAACGGTGTCCGGGCTCGTCGCCTCCGCCTGGGAGCAGGCCGAGGCGCTGGCTCAGCGGCTGACCGGTGCGCGCAGCCGGTACCGCGGCACCAAGACCGTCACACGGCTGAAGGCCCGCGGCATCGACCTGGTCTCGATCGGTTCCCGCGAAGCGCTGGCCAGCCTCGACGCCGAAGTCGTCACGCTGTCCGACCCGGCGCGCGGCCGCTACGCGCGGATCGCGCTGGCCGACGAACGCGTCGCGGGCGCGGTCCTGTTCGGCTTCCCGCAGGCGATCGCCTCGGTGACCCAGCTGCACGACGGCGACCTGCCGGTCCCGTCGGACCGGCTCGGTCTGCTGCTCGGCACGGCGGCGGCCACCCGCACGACCCCGGTCGAGCTGCCCGACGACGCCGTGGTCTGCCGCTGCAACAACGTCACGAAGAAGGCGCTGACCACCGCATGGCAGGGCGGAGCGCGCAGCGTGGCCGACATCGCCCAGGCCACTCGCGCGACCACCGGCTGCGGTGGCTGCGCCGACGACGTCCGCCGCATCTGCGGCTCACTACGCACCCGCACCGAAGAACAACAGGAGGGCGCCGCATGA
- a CDS encoding molybdopterin oxidoreductase family protein, which yields MPELRTVATHCPYCALQCGTRLSRERAGVTVRPSDFPVNNGGLCQKGWTAPALLDTPDRLRNPMVRGTDGSLTAVDWDTALDVVAGGLRRIRDEHGPDAVGVFGGGGLTNEKAYLLGKFARLALRTSQIDYNGRFCMSSAAAAGTAAFGLDRGLPFPVTDLASADVVLLAGANPAETMPPLMQHLRQAELVVIDPRTTATAEQAALHLQPAPGTDLALVLGLLHVAVVDGWIDTDYVRTRTTGFDAAWQRALAWWPERVERVTGVAVSAQRTAVRMLAEAGRAYVLTGRGAEQHSKGVDTVAGFVNLALALGLPGTEGSGYGCLTGQGNGQGGREHGQKADQLPGYRMITDPAAREHVAGVWGVPPESLPGPGRSAYELLDALGTDGGPRALLVFGSNPAVSAPNAGHITERLSSLDLLVVADFVPSETARMADVVLPVTQWAEEDGTMTNLEGRVLRRRRLQVPPRHARSDLEVLHGLATRLGEPGHRYPTSPREVFDELRRASRGGRADYSGISYERLDNGEALHWPCPGPEHPGTPRLFLDGFAHPDGRARFGAVDHRDPAETPSEDYPLRATTGRVLAQYQSGAQTRRVPDLNAAAPESFVEIHPDTADRAGLSDGGLARVSSARGHTVARVRLVGTMRTDTVFLPFHFPDQARANLITGDALDPRSRMPEFKVSAVRIQPEVTR from the coding sequence ATGCCTGAGCTCCGCACCGTGGCGACTCACTGCCCGTACTGCGCCCTGCAATGCGGCACCCGGCTCTCCCGCGAACGCGCGGGTGTGACCGTGCGGCCGTCGGACTTCCCGGTCAACAACGGCGGGCTTTGCCAGAAGGGCTGGACCGCGCCGGCGCTGCTGGACACCCCCGACCGGCTGCGCAACCCGATGGTGCGCGGCACCGACGGCAGCCTCACCGCGGTCGACTGGGACACCGCGCTCGACGTGGTCGCCGGTGGGCTGCGGCGGATCCGGGACGAGCACGGACCGGACGCGGTCGGCGTCTTCGGCGGTGGCGGACTGACCAACGAGAAGGCCTACCTGCTGGGCAAGTTCGCCCGGCTCGCGCTGCGCACCAGCCAGATCGACTACAACGGCCGGTTCTGCATGTCGTCGGCCGCCGCGGCGGGCACGGCCGCCTTCGGCCTCGACCGCGGGCTGCCGTTCCCGGTCACCGACCTGGCCTCGGCCGACGTGGTGCTGCTGGCGGGGGCGAACCCGGCCGAGACCATGCCGCCGCTGATGCAGCACCTGCGGCAGGCGGAGCTGGTCGTCATCGACCCCCGCACCACCGCGACCGCCGAACAGGCCGCGCTGCACCTGCAGCCCGCTCCCGGCACCGACCTGGCGCTGGTGCTCGGGCTGCTGCACGTCGCGGTCGTCGACGGCTGGATCGACACCGACTACGTCCGCACCCGCACGACCGGCTTCGACGCCGCGTGGCAGCGGGCGCTGGCATGGTGGCCGGAGCGGGTCGAGCGGGTCACCGGTGTCGCGGTCAGCGCGCAGCGCACCGCGGTCCGCATGCTCGCGGAGGCCGGCCGCGCCTACGTGCTGACCGGTCGCGGCGCCGAGCAGCACAGCAAGGGCGTCGACACCGTCGCGGGCTTCGTCAACCTCGCGCTGGCGCTGGGCCTGCCCGGGACGGAGGGCAGCGGCTACGGCTGCCTGACCGGGCAGGGCAACGGGCAGGGCGGCCGGGAGCATGGCCAGAAGGCCGACCAGCTCCCCGGCTACCGGATGATCACCGACCCGGCGGCGCGAGAGCACGTCGCCGGCGTCTGGGGAGTGCCGCCGGAGTCGCTGCCGGGCCCCGGCCGCAGCGCGTACGAGCTGCTCGACGCCCTCGGCACCGACGGCGGTCCGCGTGCGCTGCTGGTGTTCGGGTCCAACCCTGCGGTCTCGGCACCCAACGCGGGCCACATCACCGAGCGGCTGTCCTCTTTGGACCTGCTGGTGGTGGCCGACTTCGTGCCGTCGGAGACCGCGCGGATGGCCGACGTGGTGCTGCCGGTGACCCAGTGGGCCGAGGAGGACGGCACCATGACCAACCTGGAGGGACGCGTCCTGCGCCGCCGCAGGCTGCAGGTCCCCCCGAGGCATGCGCGCAGCGACCTGGAGGTGCTGCACGGCCTGGCCACCCGCCTCGGTGAACCCGGCCACCGCTACCCCACCTCGCCGCGCGAGGTCTTCGACGAGCTGCGCCGCGCCTCGCGCGGTGGCCGCGCCGACTACTCCGGCATCAGCTACGAGCGCCTCGACAACGGCGAGGCCCTGCACTGGCCGTGCCCCGGCCCCGAGCACCCGGGCACCCCGCGGCTGTTCCTCGACGGCTTCGCGCACCCCGACGGCCGGGCGCGGTTCGGCGCGGTCGACCACCGCGACCCCGCCGAGACGCCGAGCGAGGACTACCCGCTGCGCGCCACCACGGGACGAGTCCTGGCCCAGTACCAGTCCGGCGCGCAGACCCGCCGGGTCCCCGACCTCAACGCCGCGGCACCGGAGTCGTTCGTGGAGATCCACCCCGACACCGCCGACCGGGCCGGGCTCAGCGACGGCGGTCTCGCCCGCGTCAGCTCGGCTCGCGGGCACACCGTGGCGCGCGTCCGCCTGGTCGGAACCATGCGCACCGACACGGTTTTCCTGCCCTTCCACTTCCCCGACCAGGCGCGGGCCAACCTCATCACCGGCGACGCGCTCGACCCGCGCAGCCGGATGCCCGAGTTCAAGGTCAGCGCCGTGCGCATCCAGCCGGAGGTGACCCGATGA
- a CDS encoding nitrate/nitrite transporter, giving the protein MSTTRSPGAGSRRWIEGWDPENEEFWEREGKYVARRNLWLSILSEHIGFSVWSIWSVMVLFMSPAIGLGFSPSEKFLLVTTPAAVGALLRIPYSQGITRFGGRNWTIFSTSILLVPTGLTFWFVQQPGTPLWVFLVIGALTGVGGGNFASSMTNITTFFPQRHQGWALGLNAGGGNIGVAVIQVVGLLVIATVGSTSPAYIAGLYLPLIVVAALLAALRMDNVDAVRREPGMLRAAAGNKHTWWISFLYIGTFGSFIGYGFAFGLVLQNQFDFTPLQAATYTFIGPLLGSLSRPVGGWMSDRWGGERVTLWNFIGMAAGTGMLLVASSVDSFPLYLGSFVVLFVLTGIGNGSVYKMIPAVFARQAEQTITEGGDAVEAFAWVRRFSGTVMGIAGAVGALGGVFINLTFRASFGGAAASGDAALLTFLAFYAACVVVTWAVYLRGAAAREASATRLPAKVGADA; this is encoded by the coding sequence GTGAGCACGACACGTTCCCCCGGAGCCGGTTCCAGACGCTGGATCGAGGGCTGGGACCCCGAGAACGAGGAGTTCTGGGAGCGCGAGGGCAAGTACGTGGCCCGCCGCAACCTGTGGCTGTCCATCCTGTCCGAGCACATCGGATTCTCCGTCTGGAGCATCTGGTCGGTCATGGTGCTGTTCATGTCGCCGGCCATCGGCCTGGGCTTCTCGCCGAGCGAGAAGTTCCTGCTGGTGACCACGCCCGCGGCGGTCGGCGCGCTGCTGCGGATCCCCTACAGCCAGGGCATCACCCGCTTCGGCGGTCGGAACTGGACGATCTTCTCCACCTCGATCCTGCTGGTGCCGACGGGACTGACGTTCTGGTTCGTGCAGCAGCCCGGGACGCCGCTGTGGGTGTTCCTGGTGATCGGCGCCCTGACCGGCGTCGGGGGCGGGAACTTCGCGTCCTCGATGACCAACATCACGACCTTCTTCCCGCAGCGCCACCAGGGCTGGGCGCTGGGGCTCAACGCAGGCGGCGGCAACATCGGGGTCGCGGTGATCCAGGTGGTCGGACTGCTCGTGATCGCGACGGTCGGCAGCACCAGCCCCGCCTACATCGCCGGCCTGTACCTGCCGCTGATCGTGGTCGCGGCCCTGCTCGCCGCACTGCGCATGGACAACGTCGACGCCGTCCGCCGGGAACCGGGAATGCTGCGCGCCGCCGCGGGCAACAAGCACACCTGGTGGATCTCGTTCCTCTACATCGGCACGTTCGGCTCGTTCATCGGATACGGCTTCGCGTTCGGCCTGGTACTGCAGAACCAGTTCGACTTCACCCCGCTGCAGGCGGCGACCTACACCTTCATCGGCCCGCTGCTCGGCTCGCTGTCGCGGCCCGTGGGCGGCTGGATGTCGGACCGCTGGGGCGGCGAGCGCGTGACGCTGTGGAACTTCATCGGCATGGCCGCGGGCACCGGGATGCTGCTGGTGGCCTCGTCGGTCGACTCGTTCCCGCTGTACCTGGGTTCGTTCGTGGTGCTGTTCGTGCTCACCGGCATCGGCAACGGCTCGGTGTACAAGATGATCCCGGCGGTGTTCGCCCGGCAGGCCGAGCAGACCATCACCGAGGGCGGCGACGCGGTCGAGGCTTTCGCCTGGGTCCGCAGGTTCTCCGGGACCGTGATGGGCATCGCCGGCGCGGTCGGCGCGCTCGGCGGGGTGTTCATCAACCTCACCTTCCGCGCCTCCTTCGGCGGTGCCGCAGCGAGCGGGGACGCCGCGCTGCTCACCTTCCTCGCCTTCTACGCGGCGTGCGTGGTCGTCACCTGGGCGGTGTACCTGCGTGGCGCGGCCGCCCGGGAGGCGTCGGCGACCCGGCTCCCGGCCAAGGTCGGCGCCGATGCCTGA
- a CDS encoding SIR2 family NAD-dependent protein deacylase has translation MFGAARRITALTGAGVSTASGIPDFRGPNGVWTRNPQAQRLSDIDSYLGDPEVRRQAWRNRARHPAWSAEPNAAHRAFADLAGSGRLGVLLTQNIDELHQRAGLPGEKVLELHGSMFGTVCMDCGSTGSMKAALERVAEGEEDPPCRACGGIIKSTTVSFGQALDPDVVREGRRAALDCDLFLAAGTSLTVYPAAGFAELAAKAGADLVICNAEPTPYDDLAAAVLRGPLIEVLPELAAVASDDARRPLRTWGDPSTWS, from the coding sequence CTGTTCGGCGCGGCACGGCGGATCACCGCCCTCACCGGGGCCGGGGTCTCGACGGCCTCCGGCATCCCCGACTTCCGGGGACCCAACGGGGTGTGGACCAGGAACCCGCAGGCCCAGCGGCTCAGCGACATCGACAGCTACCTGGGCGACCCCGAGGTCCGCAGGCAGGCGTGGCGGAACCGGGCACGGCACCCGGCGTGGAGCGCCGAGCCCAATGCCGCGCACCGGGCCTTCGCCGACCTCGCCGGCTCCGGCAGGCTCGGAGTCCTGCTCACCCAGAACATCGACGAGCTGCACCAGCGCGCCGGTCTGCCGGGGGAGAAGGTGCTGGAGCTGCACGGCTCGATGTTCGGCACGGTGTGCATGGACTGCGGTTCGACCGGGTCCATGAAGGCGGCGCTGGAACGGGTGGCCGAGGGCGAGGAGGACCCGCCGTGCCGAGCCTGCGGGGGCATCATCAAGTCGACCACGGTGTCGTTCGGGCAGGCGCTCGACCCTGACGTCGTCCGCGAGGGGCGCCGCGCCGCGCTGGACTGCGACCTGTTCCTGGCCGCGGGCACCTCGCTGACGGTGTACCCGGCCGCCGGGTTCGCCGAGCTGGCCGCCAAGGCGGGTGCCGACCTGGTCATCTGCAACGCCGAACCGACCCCCTACGACGACCTCGCCGCGGCCGTCCTGCGGGGTCCCCTGATCGAGGTGTTGCCGGAACTGGCCGCCGTCGCCTCGGACGACGCGCGGCGACCCCTTCGGACCTGGGGCGACCCCAGCACCTGGAGCTGA
- a CDS encoding NlpC/P60 family protein codes for MVQLSRATSRAGAGVLTAVTAFVLAVPGPAAAAPEQPPPGPPAATSEAGRVGELASTLAAADAKLVALAAEVEVKMEDANKARVDLARAERAARDARRAAAVARAEADAAAERIERQRRRIDEFAASSYRQGSALGSVTAFAGTGSPEELLARAEFLDVISRSELGVLERLERVRADKVNRDSLARGAAADAERKRAAAERARRAAEAAERTAIQAQARHLGLVERLVADRTAVEAQLVDARAQTSGLAGRLGAHAGWSASLGMALGEGYADGETADPKVEAVIRRALSQLGVIYAWGGGNASGPTKGIRDGGVADANGDFAKVGFDCSGLMLYAFAAVGVELDHYSGYQYESGRKIPLDRMRRGDMIFWQDGASTHHVALYLGGGRMVEAPYSGARVRVTDVRYGGIAPFAVRMF; via the coding sequence GTGGTGCAGCTGTCCCGCGCGACCAGCAGAGCCGGCGCCGGAGTCCTCACCGCGGTGACCGCCTTCGTGCTGGCCGTTCCCGGCCCCGCCGCGGCCGCCCCCGAACAACCTCCGCCCGGCCCGCCCGCGGCCACATCGGAAGCGGGCCGGGTGGGGGAGCTGGCCAGCACGCTCGCGGCGGCCGACGCCAAGCTGGTGGCTCTGGCGGCCGAGGTCGAGGTCAAGATGGAGGACGCCAACAAGGCGCGGGTCGACCTGGCCCGCGCCGAGCGCGCCGCGCGCGATGCCCGGCGGGCGGCGGCGGTCGCCCGGGCCGAGGCCGACGCCGCCGCGGAGCGGATCGAGCGCCAGCGCCGCAGGATCGACGAGTTCGCCGCGAGCAGCTACCGGCAGGGCAGCGCGCTCGGCTCGGTGACCGCCTTCGCGGGCACCGGGAGTCCGGAGGAGTTGCTGGCCCGCGCGGAGTTCCTCGACGTGATCAGCCGCTCGGAGCTGGGCGTGCTGGAACGCCTCGAACGAGTCCGGGCGGACAAGGTGAACCGCGACTCGCTGGCCCGCGGGGCGGCGGCCGACGCCGAGCGCAAGCGGGCGGCCGCAGAGCGGGCGCGCCGCGCCGCCGAGGCCGCGGAGCGGACCGCGATCCAGGCCCAGGCCAGGCACCTGGGCCTGGTGGAGCGGCTGGTGGCCGACCGGACCGCCGTCGAGGCGCAGTTGGTTGACGCGCGGGCGCAGACGTCCGGACTCGCCGGGCGGCTCGGTGCGCACGCCGGGTGGTCCGCTTCGCTCGGGATGGCGCTGGGGGAGGGCTACGCCGACGGCGAGACGGCGGACCCGAAGGTGGAGGCGGTGATCCGCCGGGCGCTTTCCCAGCTCGGCGTGATCTACGCGTGGGGCGGCGGGAACGCGTCGGGCCCCACCAAGGGCATCCGCGACGGCGGCGTGGCCGACGCCAACGGCGACTTCGCCAAGGTCGGTTTCGACTGCTCCGGCCTCATGCTCTACGCGTTCGCCGCGGTCGGCGTCGAGCTCGACCACTACAGCGGCTACCAGTACGAGTCCGGGCGCAAGATTCCGCTGGACAGGATGCGCCGCGGCGACATGATCTTCTGGCAGGACGGTGCCAGCACGCACCACGTCGCGCTCTACCTCGGCGGGGGCAGGATGGTCGAGGCGCCGTACTCGGGTGCCCGGGTGCGCGTCACCGACGTCCGCTACGGCGGCATCGCCCCGTTCGCGGTCCGGATGTTCTGA